A genomic region of Alistipes megaguti contains the following coding sequences:
- a CDS encoding glycoside hydrolase family 97 protein: MKKTLLLAAALLVTAALPAQKRYTLASPDGALQTTVSVGGELSYDIRLNGRTLLEPSPLSLRLNNGSVWGPDARVAKASQSSVDQWVASPFYRADSIRDHYNALTLRMKGGWEVEFRAYDDGVAYRFVNRSKKPFAILNEEVAYRFPEDFTATLPYVRAGEDGDWEKQYFNSFENTYTVARLSQLKTGRLAFLPLVVDAGRQVKICLTESDLRDYPGLYLRNPDGGNNLCGQFAPCPIRTRPGGYNGIEHVVLERAVHIADVPGPRTFPWRVAIIGNDAGIAASNLSYLLAEPSKIDDLSWIRPGKVAWDWWNAWNLAGVDFRAGINTETYKYYIDFAASQGIEYVILDDGWAAGKGADLMQINPDIDLRQIVRYADSKGVGIILWAGFHAFQRDMEEVCRHYAEMGVKGFKVDFMDRDDQQMTAFNSRAAETAAKYHLILDLHGTHKPAGLNRTWPNILNFEGVHGLEQMKWSSPKVDQMKYDATIPFIRQAAGPMDYTQGAMINATRQGFHPNYTEPMSQGTRCHQLALYVVLDSPLNMLCDSPTNYLREEECTSFIARIPTVWDETRILDGRIGEYIVTARRKGSTWYIGGITDWTPRDLKIDLSFLGGSLQAELFRDGVNADRKASDYRREEIRIDTAEPFAVHLAPGGGFTLKIQQGE; this comes from the coding sequence ATGAAAAAAACTTTGCTGCTTGCCGCCGCCCTGCTCGTCACGGCAGCCCTTCCGGCTCAAAAACGCTACACGCTCGCATCGCCCGACGGCGCCCTGCAGACGACCGTCTCCGTCGGCGGAGAACTCTCCTACGACATCCGCCTCAACGGTCGTACGCTGCTCGAACCTTCGCCCCTGTCGCTAAGGTTGAACAACGGCTCGGTCTGGGGCCCCGATGCCCGCGTTGCCAAGGCGTCGCAATCGTCGGTTGATCAATGGGTCGCTTCGCCCTTCTACCGCGCCGATTCGATCCGCGACCACTACAACGCCCTCACGCTCCGCATGAAGGGCGGCTGGGAGGTCGAATTCCGCGCCTACGACGACGGCGTCGCTTACCGCTTTGTCAACCGTTCGAAGAAACCCTTCGCCATTCTGAACGAAGAGGTCGCCTATCGCTTCCCCGAGGACTTCACGGCCACGCTGCCCTACGTGCGGGCCGGAGAGGACGGCGACTGGGAAAAGCAGTACTTCAACTCCTTCGAAAACACCTACACCGTCGCACGGCTCTCGCAACTCAAAACCGGACGTCTGGCCTTCCTGCCGCTCGTCGTGGATGCCGGCCGGCAGGTGAAGATCTGTCTCACGGAGAGCGACCTGCGCGACTATCCCGGACTCTACCTCCGCAATCCGGACGGCGGAAACAACCTCTGCGGACAGTTCGCTCCGTGTCCGATCCGCACCCGGCCGGGCGGGTACAACGGAATCGAACACGTCGTGCTGGAACGCGCCGTCCATATCGCCGATGTTCCCGGACCGCGTACCTTCCCCTGGCGCGTCGCCATCATCGGAAACGATGCCGGAATTGCCGCCTCGAACCTGAGCTATCTGCTCGCCGAGCCTTCGAAGATCGACGACCTGTCGTGGATCCGCCCCGGAAAGGTCGCCTGGGACTGGTGGAACGCATGGAACCTTGCCGGCGTTGACTTCCGGGCCGGCATCAACACCGAAACCTACAAATACTACATCGACTTCGCCGCCTCGCAGGGCATCGAATACGTCATTCTCGACGACGGCTGGGCTGCCGGGAAGGGCGCCGACCTCATGCAGATCAACCCCGACATCGACCTGCGGCAGATCGTCCGGTACGCCGATTCGAAGGGCGTCGGGATCATTCTCTGGGCCGGATTCCACGCCTTCCAGCGCGACATGGAGGAGGTGTGCCGCCACTACGCCGAAATGGGCGTCAAGGGGTTCAAGGTCGACTTCATGGACCGCGACGACCAGCAGATGACCGCCTTCAACTCCCGGGCCGCCGAAACCGCCGCCAAATACCACCTCATCCTCGACCTGCACGGAACCCACAAACCCGCCGGACTGAACCGGACCTGGCCCAACATCCTCAACTTCGAGGGCGTACACGGTCTGGAGCAGATGAAATGGAGCTCGCCGAAGGTCGACCAGATGAAATACGACGCCACGATCCCCTTCATCCGTCAGGCCGCCGGCCCGATGGATTACACGCAGGGCGCCATGATCAACGCCACGCGCCAGGGTTTTCACCCCAACTACACGGAGCCGATGAGTCAGGGCACGCGTTGCCACCAGCTGGCCCTCTACGTCGTGCTGGACTCCCCGCTCAACATGCTCTGCGACTCCCCGACGAACTACCTCCGCGAAGAGGAGTGCACGTCGTTCATCGCCCGGATCCCCACCGTGTGGGATGAAACCCGGATTCTGGACGGCCGTATCGGCGAATACATCGTCACCGCACGCCGCAAGGGCTCAACGTGGTACATCGGCGGCATCACCGACTGGACGCCCCGCGACCTGAAGATCGACCTCTCGTTCCTGGGCGGCAGTCTCCAGGCTGAACTCTTCCGCGACGGGGTGAATGCCGACCGCAAGGCCTCGGACTATCGCCGCGAAGAGATCCGCATCGATACCGCCGAGCCGTTTGCCGTCCATCTGGCGCCAGGCGGCGGATTCACGCTGAAGATTCAACAGGGGGAATAA
- a CDS encoding SDR family oxidoreductase — translation MKTLKDRVIVITGASSGIGEAMAKVYAAQGARVVLGARSEDKLRRLADEIRSQGGAAAFCGVDVTKPGECRALIETAIREFGRLDVLICNAGISMRALFDDVDLEVLHRLMDVNFWGTVNCCKYALPYLQATKGSIVGISSVAGLHGLPGRTGYSASKYAMTGFLETLRIENLKKGLHVMIACPGFTASNVRFSALTAHGAQQGETPRDESKMMTAEEVARIVGRGIVRRKRLCLMEIEGRATHFVKKFAPAFLDRMFYLVMSREPDSPLK, via the coding sequence ATGAAGACATTGAAAGATCGCGTGATTGTCATCACGGGGGCCTCGTCGGGCATCGGCGAGGCGATGGCCAAGGTATATGCGGCCCAGGGGGCCCGGGTGGTGCTCGGGGCCCGGAGCGAGGACAAACTCCGCCGGCTGGCCGACGAGATCCGCTCGCAGGGCGGAGCGGCGGCCTTCTGTGGCGTCGACGTGACGAAACCCGGGGAGTGCCGGGCGCTGATCGAGACGGCCATCCGGGAGTTCGGGCGGCTGGACGTGCTGATCTGCAACGCCGGCATCTCGATGCGGGCGCTCTTCGACGATGTCGACCTGGAGGTGCTCCACCGCCTGATGGATGTCAACTTCTGGGGCACGGTCAACTGCTGCAAGTACGCCTTGCCCTATCTGCAGGCGACGAAGGGCTCGATTGTCGGCATCTCGTCCGTGGCCGGGCTGCACGGACTGCCGGGGCGTACGGGCTATTCGGCGTCGAAATACGCCATGACGGGCTTTCTGGAGACGCTGCGCATCGAGAATCTGAAAAAGGGGCTCCACGTGATGATCGCCTGCCCGGGCTTCACGGCCTCGAACGTGCGCTTCTCGGCGCTGACGGCCCATGGGGCGCAGCAGGGTGAGACGCCGCGCGACGAGTCGAAGATGATGACGGCCGAAGAGGTGGCCCGCATCGTCGGTCGCGGCATTGTGCGCCGCAAACGGTTGTGTCTGATGGAGATCGAGGGGCGTGCGACGCATTTCGTGAAGAAATTCGCTCCGGCGTTCCTTGACCGGATGTTCTATCTGGTGATGTCGCGCGAGCCGGATTCGCCGCTCAAGTAG
- a CDS encoding efflux RND transporter periplasmic adaptor subunit has protein sequence MKKMLWMMAAVLTAGCTGNRGAGPATETKGVLTRCVAADSTTVRLTEEFTSEIEPYRENDITPAATGVHIDRIWVEVGDKVHAGQLVVSLDPTQYTQQLVQLQTIESDYNRLLPVYEAGGISAQQIEQARAQLDVQREVVANLKKNIEVRSPITGVVTARNYESGDLFAQQPILHIMQINPLKVIVNISEQFFPQVKVGMPVELQVEIFPEKAFAGEVSLIYPALDPATRTFKVEVRVPNSEGILRPGMYARTRFDMGSKPGVMVLDVAVQKQMGSAERYLYVIVGDSVAERRSVEVGRQVGDRVDILRGVAAGEQVAVTALSKLYDGAPVEVKQE, from the coding sequence ATGAAAAAGATGCTGTGGATGATGGCGGCGGTCTTGACGGCCGGCTGCACGGGCAACCGGGGTGCGGGCCCCGCAACGGAGACGAAAGGGGTGCTGACGCGCTGCGTGGCGGCCGACAGTACGACGGTGCGTCTGACGGAGGAGTTCACCTCGGAGATCGAACCCTACCGCGAGAACGACATCACGCCGGCGGCTACGGGCGTGCATATCGACCGCATCTGGGTGGAGGTGGGCGACAAGGTGCACGCCGGACAGCTGGTCGTGTCGCTCGACCCGACGCAGTATACGCAGCAGCTCGTTCAGCTGCAGACCATCGAGAGCGACTACAACCGCCTGCTGCCGGTCTACGAGGCCGGTGGCATCTCGGCGCAGCAGATCGAACAGGCGCGGGCGCAGTTGGACGTGCAGCGCGAGGTGGTTGCCAACCTGAAGAAGAACATCGAGGTGCGTTCGCCGATCACGGGGGTGGTCACGGCGCGCAACTACGAGTCGGGCGACCTCTTCGCGCAGCAGCCGATCCTGCACATCATGCAGATCAATCCGCTGAAGGTCATCGTCAACATCTCGGAGCAGTTCTTTCCGCAGGTGAAGGTCGGTATGCCGGTCGAGCTGCAGGTGGAAATCTTCCCCGAGAAGGCGTTTGCCGGGGAGGTGTCGCTGATCTATCCGGCGCTGGACCCGGCGACGCGGACCTTCAAGGTGGAGGTCCGCGTGCCGAACTCCGAGGGGATCCTCCGCCCGGGGATGTACGCCCGCACGCGGTTCGACATGGGCAGCAAACCGGGGGTGATGGTACTCGACGTGGCTGTGCAGAAGCAGATGGGGTCGGCCGAACGCTACCTCTACGTCATCGTGGGGGATTCGGTGGCCGAACGGCGTTCGGTGGAGGTGGGACGCCAGGTGGGTGACCGGGTCGACATCCTGCGGGGTGTGGCCGCGGGTGAGCAGGTGGCCGTGACGGCGCTGTCGAAACTCTACGACGGGGCGCCGGTGGAAGTCAAACAGGAGTAA
- a CDS encoding PG0541 family transporter-associated protein: MKAVFLSYNQALTDRVHAILDEQGIRGFTKWALTQGRGSVDGEPHYGTHAWPSMNASILAIIDDEQLEPLMTALRELDASTRMQGSRAFYWTVEGGF, from the coding sequence ATGAAAGCCGTATTTTTATCCTATAACCAGGCACTGACGGATCGTGTGCACGCCATTCTTGACGAGCAGGGGATCCGGGGTTTCACGAAGTGGGCCTTGACCCAGGGCCGCGGCTCGGTGGACGGCGAACCCCACTACGGGACGCACGCCTGGCCGTCGATGAATGCCTCGATTCTGGCCATCATCGACGACGAACAGCTCGAACCGCTGATGACGGCCCTGCGCGAACTGGATGCCTCGACCCGGATGCAGGGTTCGCGCGCCTTCTACTGGACCGTCGAGGGGGGCTTCTGA
- a CDS encoding efflux RND transporter permease subunit, with protein MKIYESAVRKPISTVLIFVGVMVLGLFSLKNLAVDQYPEIEIPQISVITMYPGANAAEIETNITRVLEDNLNTVSNLKKLTSKSQDNVSMITVEFEYGSDLDEGANEIRDAVSRVQSLLPDGIEYPTIFKFSSSMMPIMMLAVTAEESYPALSKILDDKLVNVLNRVDGVGAVTVMGAPEREVQVNVDPARLEAYNLTVEQLGQIIAAENVNIPSGTIDIGNNTFNIKADGEFRLSDELRQVVVSNAGGRTVMLSDVAEIRDTLEKATMDERVNGQRGVRVMFQKQSGANTVNIVHEIESRLPAIQKSLPRDVKMELIFEGSQEITDAIGSLSETILYAFIFVVLVVMIFLGRWRATLIICMTIPVSLICSFIYLFATDSTINIISLSSLSIAIGMVVDDAIVVLENITTHIERGSTPKEASIYATNEVWLSVIATTLVVVAVFLPLTLVPGMAGILFRELGWIVTIVVCVSTAAAITLTPMMSAYLLKREGGVHTCRGLGVVYKPIDRALAWLDNAYARSLDWVVHHRRLTVISMMSLFVLSLGLLTQVPTEFFPPSDNNRIAATVELEQNVSVEYTSRIARQIDSILYAKYPEVVLVSASAGANSSDDAFAAMQTTGSHLINYNLRLIDVEGRERSIYVISDLLRQDLDRIPEIRQYTVTPGGAMGGMVGGAATADVKVFGYDMDVTNAVANDLKERMRALPGVRDVKLSRDDLRPEYNVVFDRERLAYYGMNSATASQAVRNRIDGLVASKYREDGDEYDIVVRYAEPFRTRVEDVENITLYNAQGRPVKLKEVGRVEEEYAAPMIERENRQRVISVESTLGAGVALGDVVAELNRLIAGYPTPDGVDLEVGGTVEDQGDAFSDLLTLFVLIVILVYIVMATQFESLKFPFIIMFTIPFAFTGVFLALWLTSTPLSLIALIGAIMLVGIVTKNGIVMVDYMNLLIERGSGVFEAVIAGGKSRLRPVLMTSFTTVLGMLPLAIGTGAGSETWQPMGIAVIGGLTFSTILTLFIVPVLYSILVHRSQRREQRRLARQATMHQAGSH; from the coding sequence ATGAAGATTTACGAAAGTGCCGTACGCAAGCCGATCTCCACGGTGCTGATATTTGTCGGGGTGATGGTGCTGGGGCTCTTCTCGCTGAAGAACCTGGCTGTGGACCAGTATCCCGAGATCGAGATTCCGCAGATCTCGGTCATCACGATGTACCCGGGGGCGAACGCCGCCGAGATCGAGACCAACATCACGCGCGTGCTGGAGGACAACCTCAATACGGTGAGCAACCTCAAGAAGCTGACCTCCAAGTCGCAGGACAACGTTTCGATGATCACCGTGGAGTTCGAGTACGGGTCGGACCTCGACGAGGGGGCCAACGAGATCCGCGATGCGGTGTCGCGCGTGCAGTCGCTGCTGCCCGACGGGATCGAGTACCCGACGATCTTCAAGTTCTCGTCGTCGATGATGCCGATCATGATGCTGGCGGTGACGGCCGAGGAGAGCTATCCGGCGCTGAGCAAGATTCTCGACGACAAGCTGGTCAACGTCCTGAACCGGGTCGACGGCGTGGGGGCCGTCACGGTGATGGGGGCCCCGGAGCGCGAGGTGCAGGTGAATGTCGACCCGGCGCGTCTGGAGGCCTACAACCTGACGGTCGAGCAGCTGGGGCAGATCATCGCCGCGGAGAATGTCAACATCCCGAGCGGCACGATCGACATCGGCAACAATACGTTCAACATCAAGGCCGACGGGGAGTTCCGCCTTTCGGACGAACTGCGCCAGGTGGTGGTGTCGAACGCCGGGGGACGCACGGTGATGCTTTCGGACGTGGCCGAGATCCGCGACACGCTCGAGAAGGCCACCATGGATGAGCGGGTCAACGGCCAGCGGGGCGTTCGGGTGATGTTCCAGAAGCAGTCGGGGGCCAATACGGTCAATATCGTCCACGAGATCGAGTCGCGGCTGCCGGCCATCCAGAAGAGTCTGCCGCGCGACGTGAAGATGGAGCTGATCTTCGAGGGTTCGCAGGAGATCACCGATGCCATCGGGTCGCTGTCGGAGACTATTCTCTATGCCTTTATCTTCGTGGTGCTGGTGGTGATGATCTTCCTGGGGCGCTGGCGGGCGACGCTGATCATCTGCATGACGATCCCCGTCTCGCTGATCTGTTCGTTCATCTACCTCTTCGCCACGGACTCGACGATCAACATCATTTCGCTCTCGTCGCTGTCGATCGCCATCGGCATGGTGGTCGACGATGCCATCGTGGTGCTGGAGAACATCACCACCCATATCGAGCGGGGTTCGACGCCGAAGGAGGCCTCGATCTACGCCACCAACGAGGTGTGGCTGTCGGTCATTGCCACGACGCTGGTGGTTGTGGCGGTGTTCCTGCCGCTGACGCTGGTTCCGGGCATGGCGGGCATTCTGTTCCGCGAGCTGGGGTGGATCGTGACGATTGTGGTGTGCGTCTCGACGGCGGCGGCCATCACGCTGACGCCGATGATGTCGGCCTACCTGCTCAAACGCGAGGGCGGCGTCCATACCTGCCGCGGACTGGGCGTCGTCTACAAACCGATCGACCGGGCGCTGGCGTGGCTCGACAATGCCTATGCGCGTTCGCTCGACTGGGTGGTTCACCACCGCCGGCTGACGGTCATCTCGATGATGTCGCTCTTCGTGCTCTCGCTGGGGCTGCTGACGCAGGTCCCGACGGAGTTCTTCCCGCCGTCGGACAACAACCGCATTGCGGCGACGGTCGAACTCGAACAGAACGTTTCGGTGGAGTACACCTCGCGCATCGCCCGTCAGATCGACAGCATTCTCTACGCGAAATATCCCGAGGTGGTGCTGGTTTCGGCCTCGGCGGGAGCCAACTCGTCGGACGATGCCTTTGCGGCGATGCAGACCACCGGTTCGCACCTCATCAACTACAACCTGCGACTGATCGACGTCGAGGGGCGTGAGCGGTCGATCTACGTCATTTCGGACCTGCTGCGTCAGGATCTGGACCGCATACCCGAGATCCGGCAGTATACGGTCACGCCGGGCGGAGCGATGGGCGGCATGGTCGGCGGAGCGGCGACGGCCGACGTGAAGGTCTTCGGCTACGACATGGATGTGACGAATGCCGTGGCGAACGATCTGAAGGAGCGGATGCGCGCGCTGCCGGGGGTGCGCGACGTGAAGCTCTCGCGCGACGACTTGCGCCCGGAGTACAACGTGGTCTTCGACCGCGAGCGGCTGGCCTACTACGGGATGAACAGTGCAACGGCCTCGCAGGCCGTGCGCAACCGCATCGACGGGCTGGTGGCCTCGAAATACCGCGAGGACGGTGACGAATACGACATTGTGGTCCGCTACGCCGAACCGTTCCGCACGCGGGTGGAGGATGTCGAGAACATCACGCTCTACAACGCTCAGGGGCGTCCCGTGAAGCTCAAGGAGGTGGGACGCGTCGAGGAGGAGTATGCGGCGCCGATGATCGAGCGCGAGAACCGTCAGCGGGTCATCTCCGTCGAGTCGACGCTCGGTGCGGGGGTGGCGCTGGGCGACGTGGTGGCCGAACTCAACCGCCTGATTGCCGGTTACCCGACGCCCGACGGCGTGGATCTCGAGGTGGGCGGTACGGTCGAGGATCAGGGCGATGCCTTCTCGGATCTGCTGACGCTGTTCGTGCTGATCGTCATTCTGGTCTACATCGTCATGGCCACGCAGTTCGAGTCGCTGAAGTTCCCCTTCATCATCATGTTCACCATTCCGTTTGCCTTCACGGGGGTTTTCCTGGCGTTGTGGTTGACCTCGACGCCGCTGTCGCTCATCGCGCTGATCGGTGCGATTATGCTGGTGGGTATCGTGACGAAGAACGGCATCGTGATGGTGGACTACATGAACCTGCTGATCGAACGGGGGTCGGGTGTCTTCGAGGCGGTGATAGCGGGCGGCAAGAGCCGTCTGCGTCCGGTGCTGATGACCTCGTTCACGACGGTGCTGGGCATGCTGCCGCTGGCCATCGGCACGGGAGCCGGTTCGGAGACGTGGCAGCCGATGGGCATTGCGGTGATCGGCGGACTGACCTTCTCGACCATCCTGACGCTCTTCATCGTGCCGGTGCTCTATTCGATTCTGGTCCACCGTTCCCAGCGTCGCGAGCAGCGTCGTTTGGCCCGTCAGGCGACCATGCACCAGGCCGGGAGCCATTGA
- a CDS encoding MBL fold metallo-hydrolase yields MKLTFLGTGTSQGVPVIGCRCRVCTSPDRRDHRLRTSAMVETHGVRLVIDAGPDFRYQMLRTGVSHLDGILLTHEHKDHIGGLDDVRAFNFVDYPPTIHRVDIYASPRTLACVRKDFDYAFAQDKYRGVPEIELHEIDVTRPFTVKGVEIVPVSGHHSERFTVTGYRIGPLAYLTDFKTIEDREVEKLRGVDTLVVNALRFKEHYSHFNVAEALSLIRRVEPRRAWLTHMSHDIGLQAETEPKLPAGVRMACDTLEVEIED; encoded by the coding sequence ATGAAGCTCACTTTTCTGGGAACCGGAACCTCACAGGGCGTGCCCGTGATCGGATGCCGCTGCCGGGTCTGCACGTCGCCCGACCGGCGCGATCACCGTCTGCGGACCTCGGCCATGGTCGAGACGCACGGTGTGCGGCTGGTGATCGACGCGGGACCCGATTTCCGCTACCAGATGCTCCGCACGGGGGTGAGCCACCTCGACGGCATCCTGCTTACGCACGAACACAAGGACCATATCGGCGGTCTGGACGACGTGCGGGCCTTCAATTTCGTCGACTATCCGCCGACGATCCATCGGGTCGACATCTACGCCTCGCCGCGGACGCTGGCCTGTGTGCGCAAGGATTTCGACTATGCCTTTGCGCAGGACAAGTACCGCGGCGTCCCCGAGATCGAGCTCCACGAGATCGACGTCACGCGTCCCTTTACGGTGAAGGGGGTGGAGATCGTCCCCGTCTCGGGCCACCACTCCGAACGCTTTACGGTGACGGGCTACCGCATCGGGCCGCTGGCCTACCTGACGGATTTCAAGACGATCGAGGATCGGGAGGTGGAGAAGCTTCGCGGGGTGGATACGCTGGTGGTCAACGCCCTGCGCTTCAAGGAGCACTACTCGCACTTCAACGTGGCCGAGGCGCTGTCGCTGATTCGCCGCGTCGAACCCCGTCGGGCATGGCTCACGCACATGTCCCACGACATCGGGCTGCAGGCCGAGACGGAGCCGAAGCTTCCCGCGGGTGTCCGGATGGCCTGCGATACGCTGGAGGTCGAGATCGAAGATTGA
- a CDS encoding glycoside hydrolase family 88 protein — protein sequence MRKNLLLIPGLFSLLVLGSCGAGPDPKLESVKHAIDVARSQLELSSAEFDSLPGFPRSLMPKFKVVDAKDWTSGFYPGTLWEAYRLTGDEHLRAEAEKFTARLEGIQYYKGTHDLGFMVFCSYGQQQQTLHDAHSAEVIVEAANSLISRCDSTVGLIRSWDFGEWNYPVIIDNMMNLEMLFWASKHTGDPKYRNVAVRHADLTMQNHFREDGSSYHVVSYNDDGTVESRGTFQGYSDSSAWARGQGWGLYGYTMCYRETGDTKYLDHARRIASFIMNHPRTPADLIPYWDYDAPDIPDAPRDASAAAVIASALFELSTLVPEEEGRSYFERAERILMSLSSDAYLAEKGTNGGFILRHSVGHLPAHSEIDTPLNYADYYYLEAIGRYLSLRGVSPREL from the coding sequence ATGAGAAAAAACCTCCTCCTGATTCCGGGACTTTTTTCCCTGTTAGTGCTGGGCTCCTGCGGAGCGGGCCCCGATCCCAAACTCGAGAGCGTGAAGCATGCCATCGACGTGGCCCGTTCGCAACTCGAACTTTCGTCGGCGGAGTTCGATTCGCTGCCGGGATTTCCGCGCTCGCTGATGCCGAAATTCAAGGTCGTGGACGCCAAGGACTGGACCAGCGGTTTCTATCCCGGGACGCTGTGGGAAGCCTACCGTCTGACGGGCGACGAACATCTGCGCGCCGAGGCCGAGAAATTCACCGCACGGCTCGAGGGCATACAATATTATAAGGGTACGCACGATCTGGGCTTCATGGTCTTCTGCAGCTACGGACAGCAGCAGCAGACGCTTCACGATGCCCATTCGGCCGAGGTGATTGTCGAGGCGGCCAACAGCCTCATTTCGCGCTGCGACTCGACCGTCGGTCTGATCCGCTCGTGGGACTTCGGCGAGTGGAACTACCCGGTGATCATCGACAACATGATGAATCTCGAGATGCTCTTCTGGGCCTCGAAGCACACGGGCGATCCGAAATACCGCAACGTGGCCGTCCGCCATGCCGACCTCACGATGCAGAACCACTTCCGCGAGGACGGCAGTTCGTACCACGTGGTGAGCTACAACGACGACGGCACGGTCGAGAGCCGCGGTACGTTCCAGGGCTACTCCGATTCGTCGGCCTGGGCCCGCGGCCAGGGGTGGGGCCTCTACGGCTATACGATGTGCTATCGCGAGACGGGCGACACGAAGTATCTGGACCACGCCCGTCGGATCGCCTCGTTCATCATGAACCATCCCCGCACGCCGGCCGACCTGATTCCCTACTGGGACTACGATGCGCCGGACATTCCCGATGCTCCGCGCGATGCTTCGGCCGCGGCGGTGATCGCCTCGGCGCTCTTCGAACTCTCGACGCTGGTTCCCGAGGAGGAGGGGCGCAGCTACTTCGAGCGTGCCGAGCGGATACTGATGAGCCTCTCGTCGGATGCCTACCTGGCCGAGAAGGGGACCAACGGCGGCTTTATCCTCCGCCACAGCGTCGGCCACCTGCCGGCCCACAGCGAGATCGACACGCCGCTCAACTATGCGGACTACTACTATCTGGAGGCCATCGGCCGCTATCTGTCGCTGCGGGGCGTGTCGCCCCGGGAGCTTTAA